TCTTCGGAAGCTCGGCGCGCAGCAGATCCGTCATCGCGAGGACCGTCTTCATGGTCTCGGCGGGAATCGTCTTCCCGGTGGCGAGCGGCTCCAGGAGCCCGAGCGGAGGGAGCGCGATCTCTTCCTCGCGGACGAAGTGCGGATGCAGCACGTTCGCAAGCTCCCGGGCGGCCGCGCCGACCTGTCCGGGCGCCTTCGTGGCCTCGACAAGCGCGGCGTGGATCTCCTCGTGCTCCTCCTGGATGGATTTCGGGATCGTGCGTTCCGCGGCTTTTTCGGCTTCGTGGCCGTGCTGCGCCATCCCGGGCGAGACGAAGCAAGCGAGGGCGACGCACAGGAACGGATAGAGGTACGCGGTCGGCGAAGGGTGGGCGGCTCTCATCGGACTACCTCCTGTGTGCGGGTGTCCCTTCAGGGTAGTCCGCGGCTTGTTCTTTGGAAATACCCCAGCTCGTGCCATGCGAGGGTAGCCGGAAGGGGAGTCAGGTTTCAGGAGCGCGGACCCGCGCCTCGGATGGTCAGAGGAGGCGCTTGGTTGCGGTCACGACGCCTTCCGACCTCCCGTATAGGCGGCGGCGGAGATCCGGTAGACCACACGAGGTTCTCCCTTCGAGTCGATCCGATCCTCGATCCGCACGCCTCCGATCTTCTCGACCGCGCGGCGCGACCTCCAGTTGTCCTCGCCGATCAAGAAGACGACGTGGTCCACGAACCGAAACGCGTGCTCGAGCATGAGGCGTTTCATCTCGCCGTTGTGCCGGCCGCCCCAGTACTTCCTCTCGAGGAACGTCCAGCCGATCTCGATCTCGCTGCGCTCCGGGGCGTAGCCGCAATACCGCGTGGACCCGATGACGCGGCCGGTCTCGTTGTCGATCACGAGGAACGCGCCGCCGGAGTCGAGCCCGCCCTGGAAGTAGACGCGGAACCGCGGCTCCGTG
Above is a window of Candidatus Eisenbacteria bacterium DNA encoding:
- a CDS encoding GNAT family N-acetyltransferase, with amino-acid sequence MTSTGTTGRGGTPARFDLQPTLKGNLLTLRPMRPEDFDALFEAAKDPLIWEQHPDRERYTEPRFRVYFQGGLDSGGAFLVIDNETGRVIGSTRYCGYAPERSEIEIGWTFLERKYWGGRHNGEMKRLMLEHAFRFVDHVVFLIGEDNWRSRRAVEKIGGVRIEDRIDSKGEPRVVYRISAAAYTGGRKAS